The following are encoded together in the Micromonospora lupini genome:
- a CDS encoding putative bifunctional diguanylate cyclase/phosphodiesterase, with the protein MPARLLVLTAAVTVTALVAAVVGLTLPARLPSDDPLGGPARFGIAVAVLAVAQLARLRFRSSAGMVSITWGEAALIVCLYLAPAGWLPSATLLGTGLAWTALSLHSDRRPPLEIVRIAASLTAASALAVSVTTALGHPLLTAPTPMLALAVIAGSVTYLLVTAWLGGVTLGLRHGLPIGPPLLAALRSKLLMFVGNVAVGLVVIALLELDPRWLLLLPPLLWLLQQTYRYRLRADQERRTWRAFAEATAALNQLDERGVASAAVTGALALFNAELVDVDVARADGRWRRYRGDAGGQLLDREVGPPDRSEPDEYELVRSLSVGAALVGQLRVRFPRSAPPATRERDAVAAFGDALAAALHDAATHRELRLVTARSSYEAVHDPLTGLANRTAMLGKGDQSLRQLAHDHPVALLLLDINQFKEVNDTLGHAAGDQLLRLTANRLSALARPGDLLGRLGGDEFALLLTSVPVLGDRAAPMAHALRQAREIAERLAAPTEVAGVRMSIEVSVGVVVADAGTADLTELLRRADIAMYQAKEGGGSVAAYDSSRDAASTDQLALLAELREALKVDDQLVLALQPAVDLATGAPTGVEALIRWQHPRRGWLSPADFIRPVENSEQLGTFTRYVLDKALGVAAGWAREGLDVPISVNLSARSLLDPRLPAEIADALRRHQVPPHRLVLEITETVVMSELEIIDEVLATLRSMGVQLAVDDFGTGFSSLTFLTRIAVDELKVDRSFVIRMADSPEAAAIVRTTVGLAHELGLRVVAEGVETAEQRLALAELGCTSAQGYHFFKPMPADKIGAVLGSLRDSAESNVFRLRADGAS; encoded by the coding sequence ATGCCTGCCCGACTGCTCGTGTTGACGGCTGCGGTGACGGTGACGGCTCTGGTCGCCGCCGTGGTCGGTCTGACCCTCCCGGCCAGGCTGCCGTCCGACGATCCTCTCGGTGGTCCGGCCCGCTTCGGCATCGCCGTCGCCGTCCTCGCCGTGGCCCAACTCGCCCGGCTCCGCTTCCGCAGCTCCGCCGGCATGGTCAGCATCACCTGGGGCGAGGCGGCCCTGATCGTCTGCCTCTATCTCGCGCCGGCCGGCTGGCTGCCGTCGGCCACCCTGCTCGGCACCGGGCTGGCCTGGACGGCGCTGTCGCTGCACAGTGACCGCCGTCCGCCGCTGGAGATCGTCCGGATCGCCGCGTCGCTGACTGCCGCGTCGGCGCTGGCCGTGTCCGTGACCACAGCCCTCGGACACCCGCTGCTCACCGCGCCGACGCCGATGCTGGCGCTGGCCGTGATCGCCGGGTCGGTGACCTACCTCCTGGTGACCGCCTGGCTCGGTGGGGTGACGCTGGGTCTGCGGCACGGGCTGCCCATCGGGCCGCCGCTGCTCGCCGCGTTGCGCAGCAAGCTGCTGATGTTCGTGGGCAACGTGGCGGTCGGCCTTGTCGTGATCGCGCTGCTGGAGCTGGACCCGCGCTGGTTGCTGCTGCTTCCGCCGTTGCTCTGGCTGCTGCAACAGACCTACCGCTACCGGCTGCGCGCGGACCAGGAACGCCGCACGTGGCGTGCCTTCGCCGAGGCGACCGCGGCCCTCAACCAACTCGACGAGCGGGGCGTGGCCAGCGCGGCGGTGACCGGCGCGTTGGCGCTGTTCAACGCCGAGCTTGTCGACGTGGACGTGGCCCGGGCCGACGGCAGGTGGCGTCGTTACCGGGGAGACGCCGGCGGCCAGCTGCTCGACCGGGAGGTGGGGCCTCCGGACCGGTCGGAGCCCGACGAGTACGAGCTGGTCCGTTCCCTGTCGGTGGGCGCCGCGCTGGTCGGCCAGCTACGGGTCCGGTTCCCGCGCTCCGCCCCACCCGCGACCCGGGAGAGGGACGCGGTGGCGGCCTTCGGCGACGCGCTCGCCGCCGCCCTGCACGACGCCGCGACCCATCGCGAGCTGCGGCTGGTCACCGCCCGATCGTCGTACGAGGCGGTGCACGACCCGCTCACCGGGCTGGCGAACCGCACGGCGATGCTCGGCAAGGGCGACCAGTCGCTGCGGCAACTCGCCCACGACCACCCGGTGGCGCTGCTGCTGCTGGACATCAACCAGTTCAAGGAAGTCAACGACACCCTCGGGCACGCGGCCGGCGACCAGTTGCTGCGGCTGACCGCCAACCGGCTCAGCGCGCTGGCCCGCCCCGGCGACCTGCTCGGCCGGCTCGGCGGCGACGAGTTCGCGCTGCTGCTCACCTCGGTCCCCGTGCTCGGCGACCGGGCCGCACCGATGGCGCACGCGCTGCGGCAGGCTCGCGAGATCGCCGAGCGGCTGGCCGCACCGACAGAGGTGGCCGGCGTGCGGATGTCCATCGAGGTCTCCGTCGGGGTGGTGGTCGCCGACGCCGGCACCGCCGACCTGACCGAGCTGCTGCGCCGCGCAGACATCGCGATGTACCAGGCCAAGGAGGGCGGCGGCAGCGTCGCCGCGTACGACAGCAGCCGGGACGCGGCCAGCACCGACCAGTTGGCCCTGCTGGCCGAGCTGCGCGAGGCGCTGAAGGTCGACGACCAGTTGGTGCTGGCGTTGCAGCCGGCGGTCGACCTGGCCACCGGCGCACCCACCGGGGTGGAGGCGTTGATCCGGTGGCAGCATCCTCGGCGCGGTTGGCTGAGCCCGGCCGACTTCATCCGCCCGGTGGAGAACAGCGAGCAACTCGGCACGTTCACCCGCTACGTGCTGGACAAGGCGCTCGGCGTGGCCGCCGGCTGGGCCCGCGAGGGGCTTGACGTCCCGATCTCGGTCAACCTCTCCGCGCGCAGCCTGCTCGACCCGCGCCTGCCGGCGGAGATCGCCGACGCGCTGCGCCGACACCAGGTGCCGCCGCACCGGCTGGTCCTGGAGATCACCGAGACGGTGGTGATGAGCGAGCTGGAGATCATCGACGAGGTGCTCGCCACGCTCCGGTCGATGGGTGTGCAGCTCGCGGTGGACGACTTCGGCACCGGCTTCTCCTCGTTGACCTTCCTCACCCGGATCGCCGTGGACGAGTTGAAGGTGGACCGTTCGTTCGTCATCCGGATGGCCGACTCTCCGGAGGCCGCGGCGATCGTCCGGACCACCGTCGGGCTCGCCCACGAGCTGGGGCTGCGGGTGGTCGCCGAGGGGGTCGAGACGGCCGAGCAGCGGCTGGCCCTGGCCGAGCTGGGCTGCACGTCCGCGCAGGGCTACCACTTCTTCAAGCCGATGCCGGCGGACAAGATCGGTGCGGTGCTCGGGTCGCTGCGCGACTCGGCCGAGTCGAACGTCTTCCGCCTGCGCGCCGACGGCGCCTCCTGA
- a CDS encoding thioredoxin domain-containing protein, whose product MNRLADATSPYLLQHADNPVDWWPWCDEAFAEAKRRDVPVLISVGYAACHWCHVMAHESFENEQVAALLNDNFVSIKVDREERPDVDAVYMTATQAMTGQGGWPMTVFATPDGTPFFCGTYFPRANFVRLLQSVTTAWTDQRDEVLRQGAAVVEAIGGAQAVGGPTAPLDGPLLDAAAGNLAEGYDATNGGFGGAPKFPPHMNLLFLLRHHQRTGDPRSLEIVRHTAEAMARGGIYDQLAGGFARYSVDAYWTVPHFEKMLYDNALLLRVYTQLWRLTGDPLARRVARDTARFLADELHRPGEGFASALDADTEGVEGLTYAWTPAQLVEALGEDDGSFAADLFTVTDEGTFEHGTSVLRLARDVDDVAPEVRARWQHVVGQLLAARDTRPQPARDDKVVAAWNGLAITAIAEFLQVAALYASPKDEDANLMEGVTIVAEGAMRDAAELLATVHLVDGRLRRVSRDGRVGEPAGVLEDYGCVAEAFCALHQLTGEGRWLTVAGQLLDAALEHFAAPGGAYYDTADDAEQLVARPADPTDNATPSGRSALVAGLVSYAALTGETRYREAAESALATVAPIVGRHARFAGYAAMVGEALLSGPYEIAVATDDPAGDPLVAAARRHAPPGAVVVAGRPDQPGVPLLADRPLVDGRSAAYVCRGFVCRRPVTSVEDLVAELG is encoded by the coding sequence GTGAACCGACTCGCCGACGCCACCAGCCCGTACCTGCTCCAGCACGCCGACAACCCGGTCGACTGGTGGCCGTGGTGCGACGAGGCGTTCGCCGAGGCGAAGCGGCGTGACGTCCCGGTGCTCATCTCGGTGGGCTACGCGGCCTGCCACTGGTGCCACGTCATGGCGCACGAGTCGTTCGAGAACGAGCAGGTCGCCGCCCTGCTCAACGACAACTTCGTGTCGATCAAGGTGGACCGTGAGGAACGCCCCGACGTCGACGCCGTCTACATGACCGCCACCCAGGCGATGACCGGTCAGGGCGGCTGGCCCATGACGGTCTTCGCTACCCCGGACGGCACCCCGTTCTTCTGCGGCACCTACTTCCCGCGCGCCAACTTCGTCCGGCTGCTCCAGTCGGTCACCACCGCCTGGACGGACCAGCGGGACGAGGTGCTGCGCCAGGGTGCCGCAGTGGTCGAGGCGATCGGCGGCGCACAGGCCGTGGGCGGCCCCACCGCGCCGCTGGACGGCCCGTTGCTCGATGCCGCGGCCGGCAACCTCGCCGAGGGGTACGACGCGACCAACGGCGGTTTCGGGGGCGCCCCGAAGTTCCCGCCGCACATGAACCTGCTCTTCCTGCTGCGCCACCACCAGCGCACCGGTGACCCGCGCAGCCTGGAGATCGTCCGGCACACCGCCGAGGCGATGGCCCGGGGCGGCATCTACGACCAGCTCGCCGGCGGCTTCGCCCGCTACTCGGTGGACGCGTACTGGACGGTGCCGCACTTCGAGAAGATGCTCTACGACAACGCGCTGCTGCTGCGCGTCTACACCCAGCTCTGGCGGCTGACCGGCGACCCGCTGGCCCGTCGGGTCGCCCGGGACACGGCCCGGTTCCTCGCCGACGAGCTGCATCGGCCGGGGGAGGGGTTCGCGTCCGCGCTTGACGCCGACACCGAGGGCGTCGAGGGGCTCACCTACGCCTGGACGCCGGCCCAGCTCGTCGAGGCGCTCGGCGAGGACGACGGCTCCTTCGCCGCCGACCTGTTCACAGTCACCGACGAGGGCACCTTTGAACACGGCACGAGCGTGCTCAGGCTCGCCCGGGACGTCGACGACGTCGCGCCCGAGGTCCGGGCCCGCTGGCAGCACGTGGTGGGGCAGTTGCTCGCGGCCCGCGACACCCGTCCCCAGCCGGCCCGCGACGACAAGGTCGTGGCCGCCTGGAACGGGCTGGCGATCACCGCGATCGCCGAGTTCCTCCAGGTCGCCGCGCTGTACGCGTCGCCGAAGGACGAGGACGCCAACCTGATGGAGGGCGTCACCATCGTCGCCGAGGGCGCGATGCGCGACGCCGCAGAGCTCCTGGCCACCGTGCACCTGGTCGACGGCCGGCTGCGGCGGGTCTCGCGTGACGGCAGGGTCGGCGAGCCGGCCGGGGTGCTTGAGGACTACGGCTGCGTGGCCGAGGCGTTCTGCGCGCTGCACCAGCTCACCGGCGAGGGCCGCTGGCTCACAGTTGCCGGTCAGCTGCTGGACGCCGCGCTTGAGCACTTCGCCGCACCCGGGGGCGCCTACTACGACACGGCCGACGACGCCGAGCAGTTGGTGGCCCGCCCGGCCGACCCGACCGACAACGCCACGCCCTCGGGGCGGTCCGCGCTCGTCGCCGGCCTCGTGTCGTACGCCGCGTTGACCGGGGAGACGCGTTATCGGGAGGCCGCCGAGAGCGCGCTGGCCACCGTGGCGCCTATCGTCGGGCGGCACGCCCGGTTCGCCGGGTACGCGGCCATGGTCGGTGAGGCGCTGCTCTCCGGGCCGTACGAGATCGCTGTGGCGACCGACGACCCGGCCGGCGACCCGCTGGTGGCCGCGGCCCGGCGGCACGCCCCGCCCGGAGCGGTGGTGGTCGCCGGCCGCCCGGACCAGCCCGGAGTGCCGCTGCTCGCCGACCGGCCGCTTGTCGACGGACGCTCCGCCGCGTACGTCTGCAGGGGTTTCGTCTGCCGGCGACCCGTCACCTCGGTCGAGGATCTGGTCGCCGAGCTGGGTTAG
- a CDS encoding 5-(carboxyamino)imidazole ribonucleotide synthase: MDSRTGLPVVGMVGGGQLARMTHQAAIALGQSLRVLASAPDDGAALVAADVQYGDHTDLAALRTFAKGCDVVTFDHEHVPSEHIRTLAAEGVTLYPPADALLHAQDKQVMRERLTELGAPNPAWRPVGEPADLVGFGEQVGWPVVLKAARGGYDGRGVWMVDDATQAAELATTLLAGGTRLIVEERVPLRRELAVQVARSPFGQVAAYPVVETVQRDGINVEVLAPAPDLDEELAVAAQQLAIDLATALGVIGLLAVELFEVRDDAGRPAIVVNELAMRPHNSGHWTIEGARTSQFEQHLRAVLDYPMGDTALTAPVVVMANVLGGEPGGMSIDERLHHLFAAEPGAKVHLYGKQVRPGRKIGHVTVLGDDLDDVRARAARAARWLRAGHE, translated from the coding sequence ATGGATTCCCGTACCGGTCTGCCAGTTGTCGGCATGGTGGGTGGCGGCCAGTTGGCCCGGATGACCCACCAGGCCGCGATCGCCCTCGGCCAGTCACTGCGTGTGCTCGCGAGCGCCCCCGACGACGGCGCGGCGCTGGTCGCCGCCGACGTCCAGTACGGCGACCACACCGACCTGGCCGCCCTGCGCACCTTCGCCAAGGGCTGTGACGTGGTCACCTTCGACCACGAGCACGTGCCGTCCGAGCACATCCGCACCCTGGCGGCCGAAGGGGTGACCCTGTACCCGCCGGCGGACGCGCTGCTGCACGCGCAGGACAAGCAGGTGATGCGGGAACGCCTCACCGAGCTGGGCGCGCCCAACCCGGCGTGGCGGCCGGTCGGTGAGCCCGCCGACCTGGTCGGCTTCGGCGAACAGGTCGGCTGGCCGGTGGTGCTCAAGGCCGCCCGGGGCGGCTACGACGGTCGGGGCGTCTGGATGGTGGACGACGCCACCCAGGCTGCCGAGCTGGCGACCACACTGCTCGCCGGTGGCACCCGGCTGATCGTCGAGGAGCGGGTGCCGCTGCGTCGCGAACTCGCCGTGCAGGTGGCCCGCTCGCCGTTCGGGCAGGTGGCCGCGTACCCGGTCGTCGAGACGGTCCAGCGCGACGGCATCAACGTCGAGGTGCTGGCCCCGGCACCCGACCTGGACGAGGAGCTGGCCGTCGCGGCCCAGCAACTCGCCATCGACCTGGCCACCGCGCTCGGTGTGATCGGCCTGCTGGCCGTGGAGCTGTTCGAGGTGCGCGACGACGCGGGTCGGCCGGCGATCGTGGTCAACGAGCTGGCCATGCGCCCGCACAACTCGGGGCACTGGACCATCGAGGGCGCTCGGACCTCCCAGTTCGAGCAGCACCTGCGCGCGGTGCTGGACTACCCGATGGGTGACACCGCGCTGACCGCGCCGGTGGTCGTGATGGCGAACGTCCTCGGCGGGGAGCCGGGCGGCATGTCGATCGACGAGCGGCTGCACCACCTCTTCGCCGCCGAGCCGGGCGCCAAGGTGCACCTCTACGGCAAGCAGGTACGCCCCGGCCGCAAGATCGGGCACGTCACGGTGCTCGGCGACGACCTGGACGACGTACGGGCGCGGGCCGCGCGAGCGGCACGCTGGTTGCGCGCGGGGCACGAGTGA
- the purE gene encoding 5-(carboxyamino)imidazole ribonucleotide mutase, with protein MSTVGLIMGSDSDWPTMRAAAEVLDDFEVSYEVRVISAHRTPVAMIDYGRDAVDRGLKVIIAGAGGAAALPGMVASVTPLPVIGVPVPLKHLDGMDSLLSIVQMPAGIPVATVSIGNARNAGLLAVRILGASDETLRARMATYQQDLEQLIKAKDAALQATLP; from the coding sequence GTGAGCACGGTCGGGCTGATCATGGGCAGCGACTCGGACTGGCCCACCATGCGGGCCGCCGCGGAGGTGCTTGACGACTTCGAGGTGTCCTACGAGGTGCGGGTCATCTCGGCGCACCGGACCCCGGTCGCGATGATCGACTACGGTCGCGACGCCGTCGACCGTGGGCTCAAGGTGATCATCGCCGGCGCCGGTGGTGCGGCAGCGCTGCCCGGCATGGTCGCCTCGGTGACCCCGCTGCCGGTGATCGGCGTGCCGGTGCCACTGAAGCACCTCGACGGCATGGACTCGCTGCTGTCCATCGTGCAGATGCCAGCGGGGATCCCGGTGGCCACCGTGTCGATCGGCAACGCCCGCAACGCCGGCCTGCTTGCCGTCCGCATCCTCGGCGCCTCCGACGAGACCCTGCGCGCCCGGATGGCAACGTACCAGCAGGATCTGGAGCAGCTCATCAAGGCCAAGGACGCGGCCCTCCAGGCCACCCTTCCCTGA